TCTGGGTCATTCTCTGCTTTGTCGCGCAACAGTGGTAAAGTCTGGTCATGCTGAGGAAATTGCTTAATAATTATCTCCAGTGCAATGCGCCGAGGATTGGGGTTATAGGAAGCATGGCTACCCTTAAAGGGGTCATTAACAGCGCACTGGTAGTAAATTTCAAACAACTCAAGCTGATATTTAAAGTGTTTAGCTAATTCTTCGACTGCTGCACGTCGCACAAAGTTGTCATCATCCTGGGTAGCGCGTTCTTTGAGGATGGATTTGGTGTCGGGGTCATCTTTGAAGTTCTTCGCTAATTCTTCGACTGCTGCACCTCGCACAAAGTTGTCATCATCCTGGGTAGCGCGTTCTTTGAGGATGGATTTGGTGTCGGGGTCATCTTTGAAGTTCTTCGCTAATTCTTGGACTGCTGCACGTCGCACAAAGTTGTCATCATCCTGGGTAGCGCGTTCTTTGAGGATGGATTTAGTATCGGGGTCATCTTTGAAGTTCTTCGCTAATTCTTCGACTGCTGCACGTCGGACAAAGTTGTCATCATCCTGGGTAGCGCGTTCTTTGAGGATGGATTTAGTGTCGGGGTCATCTTTGAAGTTCTTCGCTAATTCTTCGACTGCTGCACATCGCACAAAGTAGTCATCATCCTGGGTAGCGCGTTCTTTGAGGATGGATTTAGTGTCGGGGTCATCTTTGAAGTTCTTCGCTAATTCTTGGACTACTGCACGTCGCACAAAGTTGCCATCATCCTGGGTAGCGCGTTCTTTGAGCCAGGTTTTGGTGCCGGGGTCATCTTTGAAGTTCTTCGCTAATTCTTCGACTGCTGCACCTCGCACATAGTAGTCATCATCCTCGGTAGCGCGTTCTTTGAGCCAGGTTTTGGTGTCGGAAGATTCTTGCCAAGTCGTTGCAATTGCTGTGACTGCTTGAGTGCGAATTTCCTGAACTAGCTTAGTTTGCTCACTATTGCGCTGGGAGACATAATAGTACCAGAGGTCATATTTAGTTAAGTCTTTGAGCTTGCCAAGTAATTTATTAGCTGTTGACGCAATCACCGAGCGATTTCTAACCTCCACAAGACACTTAGCTCCTAAAAAGAGATTGACAAACTTTTTCTCTTCGCCATCTTGCGCCATTAAATAATCAAGAAGCTCCCCAACAAATTTAGGCTCAATCATTCCCGCAATTAGCAGCAATACTTCATGCCAACTTTCATCCTGCCAGTGTTTGCCAAAAACTTCATTCTTCAGTTGTTCAATACTCAGTGTTTGCGTTTCTTTAAACTGCCAGACAAACTCCCAAGCACAGAAATATTCTAAAAATGTCCGATGCACAAAAGCATAATAATCCGCACCCAGGAAACATAACATAAAGTTGCGAGTCCGCAGTTGATTAATCATCACCCGCGCAACTTCTCTGGGTTTATCAAATTCTATGGTTTTGAGATAATCAGTTAGAACTTTGACTAAATTATTTTCATTAATCAAATTACCAGCCAAACCTTTATCGCCAGTTTGCATGTGATAAGCAACCTGACGCAGCATCGCTTGTTTATCTTTATAATCAATCGTCTTGGGATCTAACCTCTTATCTTCTATCAAAGCGCGTTCCACATCCCATTGATGTAGCAGTACCCGCGAAGCTTGATCGTAAAGTGTAGCTCTATCTCTTGGTAGCTCTTGATTTCGATTCAGAATTGCCATCATCGTCAACAGCAGAGGATTTCCCGCCAATTCTGCAATAGATTTTGAAGCTTCAATGCCTCTTTGTAGTCGTTCCCGTTTTCTGACTTTATCTACTGCATCGGTAAAAGTTAACTCATGCCAACGGTTGATAAAATCCTGAATTTGTTCTGAGTCTAAATCTTGTAATATAAAGTGGCGAAACTCAGCATTAAGCAATCGTTGCGGTTTATAGCCAATAATCCGAGAAGTGACAATTACCTGCACGTTGGGATAGTCATTAGTAAAGCGATGAATATCAGTAATTACATCTTCTCGCTTACCAGGGTCAAAGACTTCATCTAAACCATCAAACATCACCAATGCGTTACCAGCTTTTAACTGTTTATCTAGTTCCAGTTGATTGAGATGAGCAATTGCACCACTACATTGATGAAAAAATTCAAGAAAATTCTTGCACTCTTTATCTTCCCGTCGTCGCATATAAGTGCGTAACTCAATTAGCAAGGGAATTGGTAATGAGATAACATTATCCAGTGGTGATTTAGCCCAATTCAAAGCCAGAAATTGCAACAATGTAGACTTCCCCGAACCAGGATCGCCCAAAATCACGATATATTTATAATCTTGTTTTTTATTGACAACATCTAACACCGAACGTATCGGCTGTTCAAAATAAACTCGTTTGTGGCGTTCTAATTCTGCTAATTCAATTTCTGCTTCTACTTGGTCGCTTTCTCTCAATCTGCGTAGATGTTCTTTCGGCAGTTCGTGAACTTGTGGTAAGACTTGATGAGCTTCCCGGACATTTTGAGCAGTAAAAATCCGCCATAATTTGAGTTCGTTATAGGCATAGCCGCTAGTATCTAAACTATCTAATTTCACATTGTCATAGCGTTCTAGAATTCCTTCTTGATATTTTATTAAATTAAAATCTGGAACTACACCAGCAATCTCTCCTGTATTTCTTTTAATACTAGATAATTTTTGTAATTCTAAGATATGGTGTAATTCTTTGGACTCTTCAAGCAGTTCTTGGACTTTTATAAAATACTGATCTGTAATTGATTGCCAGTTAAACTTAGGTGGCAGAGTTTTCAGTTGCAGCCTTTTCCAACTATCTTCTAAAATTTTAGAGTTTAAATCCTCACAGCTACTATCAAAAGCCTGACCAAGAATTTCCTTTACAGACTGATCGCTAATAAACTTCTTGATATCTTTGGTGTAATCCTTGATTTCTTCCTCAGAAAGTTTGCACCGCACTTTTAACTGCTGTTGCATCAGTTGCAAAAATTCTTTTAACGCCTTGCCAGCAGCAATTTCAATATCTTCTTTTTTGAGTTTGTCTACAATCTTTTTAGGAATACCTTTTAATAAATCCTTAGCCCAATCTTTAGCAGCATCCTTCGCTAAATCTTCCAAAATAGGCTTAAAAATAAATGCGGTAGCCTGAGTCACACCCCAAATAGCCAACCAGTCTATCATAATACTCGTATCTGTTTATATTTTGATTACGAGTATATACACTAGCTGGAGTGATGATTCCAAACTTCAGATTAATTACAGAAATAACCTTTATCTGTATTCATCTACGGTTCAAGTTACACATCAACTAGTAACAACGAGCGCACAGGTAATCAGTTAATCTTGATGATTATTCTCTTGCTGGATTCTTTGAGCGATCGCTTCCTGAGTTATGCGAATATTCTCTTCTATTGGTTGACCATCTCCTGTAAACATTGACGGATAGATAATTGCTTCTGAGTCAGGAGTACGCCGACTTACTAACATATCCAAAGCTTCTAAATCTTCCCGATGCGCAAGCACATAAGCTCTAAGTTCTTTTGTGGACATTTGGGCAAAATTAGGTTTCATCGATAAACCTCCAGTCTCCACTTGGAAATACCATAATTTGGATATTATCGCCTGCCAAAATGAATATATATCCTTTGAGTTCATTAAAACGGAATAGTTGGATGTTGCGATAACCATTAGACAGCATCTGGCAGACACGCACACAAGCTAAGGCTTGTTCGTTTGTTGAGTTGATTGTCTTTTCCTCAATTGTGACGTAAATAATATTAAGCCTTACAGTGCTTAACAATCTCGGTTTACCCCAGAATAATTGCTGCGATCGCACACATAATTAATTAAGATATTGACCAACAACACAGGAATATTTATCCTGACGATTACTATCTTGCTGGATTCTTTGCGCGTTATCAAAGTTTAACGAAGTTATCGCTTTCTCGTAATGCAAATATGCTGTAGTAAGTCGGGGTATTTTATTGTGCTGACGGCTAATAGTCTAAGTCCACTTGAGTGGACTTAAGTCTTTGTTGAGTCTACTTCAGTAGACCGAAACTATTAGCCGGGGAATTGATTTCAACGCAGGATTAAATCAACCAGGAGGCCATTTCATCTGCCGTCCTCCCAAAATATGTATATGTAAGTGATACACAGTTTGACCGCCATCGGGGCCAGTATTAATTACCAGCCGATAACCGTTTTCTAGTCCAGCTTGTTCGGCAACACGCTTGGCAGTTAACATCATATGTCCTAACAGCGCATGATCTTGAGATTCCGCATCAGCTAGTTTGGGAATCGGCTTTTTGGGAATCACGAGAATGTGAACTGGGGCTTGGGGTTGGATGTCGTTGAAAGCTAAAGCCAGATCGTCCTCATAAACAATGTCGGCGGGAATTTTCCGACTAATGATTTTGCTGAAAATTGTCTCTGTGGTTTCACTCATGTCAATTTAATTACTCATCTGCTAGAGATTTTAAAGGTTTACTCTGATAAAAGAAATGCTTGCTAGAGTCTGGAGTGCATCAATTGTCGGCATCGATGCCATAAAAGTAGGTGTGGAGGTCGATGTATCCGGAGGCTTGCCAGGAATTGTTGTCTTGGGACTACCAGATTCAGCAGTTCAGGAATCAAAGGAACGGGTGAAAGCGACGTTAAAGAACGCTGGTTTTGCCTTTCCGATGCGCAAGATTGTAATTAACTTAACTCCGGCTGATTTACGCAAGGAAGGCCCTAGTTTTGATTTGCCTATCAGCGTCGGTATTCTGGCGGCTTCTGAGCAAATTAACGCCGATTTGTTAGGCGATTATTTATTCTTGGGTGAGGTTTCCTTGGATGGGAGTCTGCGTCCGGTGGCGGGTGTGCTACCCATTGCTGCTACAGCTAAAAACATGGGCATTGCCGGTTTGGTTGTCCCATTTGATAATGCTCAAGAAGCAGCAGTGGTAGAAGGGTTAACTGTTTACGGCTGTAAAAATTTACCTGAGGTGGTTGATTTATTAAATAATCCCTTACGCCACAAACCAGTGCAACTACATGAAACTGTACAGGCTAATCATGGTACTTCTATCCATTCTCGCAGTATAGATTTAAAGGATGTTAAAGGACAAGCTCATGCCCGTCGTGCTTTGGAAATTGCGGCGGCTGGCGGACACAATACCACTTTATCTATAGCTAAACTCTTAAAGTCTACTCATTGAGATACTTTTACATTGTTTATATATCAACAAAGCTGTAGTTGTGCAAATAGAGAGTTGATTAAAGATTTCTTAACTATATGTTTGCAATCAAGCTAGTTGCTGAATGTTATAGAATACAGATTTTTAGAAAAAATAAATGAGAATTCTTTTTTGTGAAAGTTTGTGGAAGTATATTTCATTGTCTTTCTTGAGATGCATAAAATTTTTCACTCTAAAGTAATAAAATTTTTAATAAGCTCTTGTTTATACTAAAAGCATAATTGTATCGCTCACAATATTATTTAGGTTCCCATCTATCATTTAATTCAAATAAACAGATATATAACTTATTTCCTCTTTGAAGACGTTGCTCTTCAACCCATATTTTAAAAACTCTGCACACTCTTTTAACAATAATCTGAAAATAGTCGTATATAATAGCTTCATCAATTAAATCGTTTTTTACACAAACTGCTATTTCTTCTAGAAAATTAAGAATAGTAACTATATCTTCTCCCAAGTCGGGGTCTTTCTGTAACTCTTGATTAATCACTCCTGATTGATTATCTTCAGGTATTGTTTTAATTAAATCTCTCACTTTACGAAGCGATTTTCTAATCTCGGCAAATTGAGGACTAGTCCAAGCCGAAATGTACATCATTGCCCTATCTTCTTTTTTGTATTTAATATTTTCTCGAAAACTTTCACCTACATAAAAGGCACTAGTAATACCTCCACTAACCCCAACTGTAGTAACAATAAACTTAAGAATTTCTCTGTCAATATTTTTATTAAAAATGAATAAAATTATAGTCAATGCAGAGAAAAACAGTGCTGCACTACCAACCGTTATGGAAACAATCAGATCAAATCCTAAAATTTCGCCAGGTTTCTTTTTTCGGTTTGCCATTTATTTTTTATTAGATTTTAAAGTAAAAAATCATCTTAACTCAAAATAAACAAACCTGACTATCCAAGTTGGTTGCTTAATCAACTTTTTTCTTGGTTTTAGTCAGGTTCATAAATACTAAACTAATCTAGACTTAGAAACCGGGATCACCAGCGAATGTTAGCATTTTCTACTCCTTTAAAAAAATACAACAACAAACAGTCAAGATAGGAAATTTTTTGCTCCCATCTTTGTTTCGATAGACTTAGTTTGTAAATTTATTGTAACATAATTTAAAAATCGCTTTATGTTACATATACTACAATTCACTACCTCATGTTATTATCCTCATAAATCTATAATCTAATAACATCAGCTAATGGTTAGATTTTGTACGACTTGAAAATTTGTATCAAAATTTAATATTTAACACTTGTCTCACTTCATCCTGTGACAATGCTCGCATTCACCTTACCCAAATTTAAGCCAAATTCTATCACTTAAGCAGGCTTAACTTCGATAATATCTTCTAGATTTTGGAAACTTTATTCTAAGGGATTGATAGCAGTAATTGATTACCTCCCTGGATAGAATAACTCATCTCTTCCTGTGTATATTGTATTTTCTTTTTTGGGAATACTAATAACTAAGGGTTACAAGCCATTTCTTAGGTATATCTACACGAGATTTTGAGAGGAGAAAACCTTGCCAGCATTTAAGAATGTTTTTATTTTGACTTTGTTAGCTATTACTGTTGCAGCAGCGTATATAGATAGTCGTGAGCCACGACCAGTATGGTGGCAAAATATGCAAGATTGGTTACAGGTTAAATTTGCCAAACCAGACTCTAAAACTACAGATGAGTCTAGCCCATCTGCAACCAATTCAACCGATACAAGAACTATTGAAAGAGCAGAGCATTTAGATACTCCAGTTGGAGTATTAGTTATTATAAAATATAAAAATAGTGAATGTTTGTATGTTAGAGCAACAGTTGCTCATGCAAATTATTATGGTGGGCATGACAAGCTAAAAACTCAATTGAAAAATCAATATGGAGCAAGTTGCTTATTTTGGGAATGAGAATTTTATCAGTAATTATTGAAACTGTTAAAACTACTGATAATGGAAGTGATTAAGCTTCAGCTAAAATTAGTTGTAATTAAATGTTATTTAAAACATATTTAAGAACTCAACTATAACATTTGCTGTCTGCTCAAAACATTCTTTAGCAGCAAACCTGACTGTAGCTATACCTTCTCGCAGAAATACCCTATCTCTTACATAATCCCTAGTGATTTGCAGAGATTCTTGATGGTGCTGACCATCTACTTCCAGTATCATGCACTTACGTTTATAAAACACTAAGAAATCCGTTTCAACTCGACCAGTCAGCCAACCACTTGCGTCAGATACAGGAGAACCTTGCCGACCAATCCGCCCACGAGAATTAGCAAAGAATAATACCTCGTGCCTATCTAATTCCTCTGCAACCTTAATTTCAGCTTTTGAGCGAAAGTACATTCCACCCCATTCCCATTGTGGATGAGAATGAGTACCAACATATTCATGTCCTGATTCAGCATCTCCAGAAGAATGTGGCACATCTTTCCCAGGCACAGCTAAAGACGTTCCCCTTGTTATCTCTTCTACTTTCTGCTTGTAGTGGCTGTCAAAAAATAATCGCCACCAATGTTGAGTATCATGCCCATTGCGCTGATCTGCATAAGCAAGATGCAAGTATTCATTAAACTCTAAGTAAAATCCAGGTGCAGTTTTTGAGTATAAATATCTATTAATTTTGTCTCTCAAAGCTTTGTCTTGACCGTTATTTTGGCGAGAGAGCGCAACAAGCAAATCTAACAACTTGCTCGTCTGAACTTCTAAATAATAGGGGAGTTTCCCGCCTACGGAAACAATAGAACCACCCTTGACTTTACGCTCTACCCCTTGGAAAACCATTATCTATATTTTTTTATTTACTGGTTTATATTTGTATAATTCCCTGAATTTCCTTTAAAGCAACACTCGCTATATAGCTCAAAGGAGATAGCTATGGGATGACTGCCAATAAATAGTTAGCCCCTATAGTAGGTTTGAGATAAATGAAGCAACTCCTTAAAATTCAATCTTTGCTGTTAGGCTTTCTAAAGCCAAAATCTAGGCAGCCAAAGATTGAGAGTTATGGTCAGACAGATTGCAATGTAGATCCGATGCAGATTCAGCAAATTGTAGAGTGGCTGTTTGCTAGTTTGCTAAATGCCGAATACTTTGGACAATCTCATCTAATCTGGGATTCAGGGCAAGATTGGGTAGAAGTAGCAAAAACGGGGTTGTTAAAAGATGAGCCAGTATTTTTGTATCAATGTGGTGAAAAACTTTCGGTAGCTCCAGAGCATTGTTACTGGCGACTGATGGCAGAGCATCCGTGTCTGCGGATCTATCAGTTAGAAGTTGAGGAAGGTTGATAATAGTAGCAGGTCATTGCTTTAGTAAATATCGATAAGAATATCTGTTGCTTGACAGATATAGTATATAGGAGCCTCATCTAAACATATAATTGTTTTGTGAAACAAGAATTATAATAAAGAAGCTATTAACAATATCAAAGACTAATTAGAATAAGCAATCTAATTAGTTTTTTATGTTTAATTACAAAATATTCAGTTATTATTAAATCGGTTTTAAGCTGCTTTTTCAATATTATAAAATTATAAAAAAGGTGATATTTCGTCGGGTGTGTCTGCACCAAAACTCAAATAATCATAATCCCATCTTTTAAGAATACGTAAATCATCAATTGAAATTCCTGCTTCAGATACAACTAAACTATCTAAAACTTCTATTCCTGCACAACTATCCAATCTGCTAGCTAAATAATCTATCGTCTTTTGAGCTTCTTCACGTAAATCAGTATTTTCATATGTTGTGCTGTGCATGGTAGCTGTAATTATTATTTGATATTTTTGGTCAGATGGCAACTCATTATCACTCACCTGAATATACACAGCAGTTATATTTTGGCTTTTTTTCTTAATTTTATCTCGTATAGAATTTTGGATTTTTTTAATCCTCAAATTAAATTCATCTGGAAATGCTGCCCTAAAGTATCTTTTTGAAAGCCACAAGCATATTTGTTTAATTACATCTCCAGGCAACATTCTTTCCTGGTCAGGATAAATATCTAATAAGTGTTTACGATCTATGCGAGTCCTGTCATGGATAGAAATTTCGTACAATTGGTTTGATGAGTTTATAAATTGAAATTTACGTGGATTTCTCCCCCAGAATAAAGAATCATCTTTGTTTTCTCCAGAAATGGCACGAGCAAGCATTAACTCAACTTTAGGCTCTGCTTCAAACGAGCTATTGGTTATATCGCAATCGTGGCTAACTGAAAATATTAAATCTGAATCATTCGGGTATATATCAAATTCTTTTTCAAAAATTTTTCCCAAATTTCTTACCATTTCTATTGGTAAAACACAGCCTTGTCGCCATCCTAGACCAGAAATAGATGAAGCATCTGTGATAACAGAATTAGATATCTGTTCTTTTTTGCTTTTAGCTCCAAATATAATTTTTGAGAATGGGTTTAACTGTGAAATTTTTTCTAGTAAAGGGTTCATTGAACTTGTTATTCTAAATCAATGCGCTTACCTGTTAACCAATCAATTGTTTCAGTGCTTTCCTGAATTTTTAAGCCTTTTATAGATGCTAATTCACGAATACTTGTTTTATTAGAGCTTTCTAACAAGGCTGTTTTTGAAATTTCTTCAAGAAACGCAAACACATCTTCTCTGCTTATATTCTCTTCAGAAAGCATAGTGACAAGATTTTTTCCATCCTTATATGATTGACGTACAAGTCCGCCTATAGGTTTAGAAGATAATGTCTTCCAACGTTGTGCTATCTGAAATATCTGGTTTATACGCTTTCTATTAGAAGAATTAGGCTCAGAAGTACCTCCCAGCCATGAATAAACAGTTTGTCTTTCTACTTGAATAACTTGGGACATCTCTTTCATATTTAATGACAGAGATGAGCGAATAACAGATAGAAGTTCTCCTATGTCATAGATAGATTCATTTTTAGTTTCTACGAATTTACTTGTTGGTTTTTTATTTTGATGTTCAATATTAAAAACCCATGAGGCATTTATAGTTATTGCTGAAGAGCAAATACTATTTATTGATAAATAGCCTCCTGTACCAATAAAATTGTGTTTCATGTAATCTAGTATGGCTATCACTTCATTCGGATTACCTCTGTTTTTCGTGTTATTTAGCAATAATTCTACGGCAGAGGTACTGGCTTGAAATTGATTAACCAAATAAAAAACCGAAGCATTTGTTGTTGATATATTGTTAATATTCCTATCTTCAGCTACTGTCATATTAGGTAAAGCGTAAGTCCTAGCGTAATTGAAAATTAATAATTTCCTTGATTAGTCTAAGTATTCTTTAGTTATGTAGCAATCTCTTCTACATTCCAAATCTTTAAAGCATAGTTCGTGACAGATGCTATAAACGCTTTTTTTATATATTGGTGCAGTTCTTGCATCGACTCCATTAGTCTATCTATAATAAAATCTCTTGGTTGAATAGAAAAATGATCTATATCAAGAATTGCCACGGTTTCTCCTAATTCTATATTTATTGAGTGTATAACACTACTATTAAGCAGATCTGGTGGTAGATAAGAGCCATTATTAGACAGAGAGAGGCGTATAGCTATTTCTCCTACTGGCGTTTTGGCAATTTGTTCAAGTCTGGAAACACTGTTGCTAGAACCAAATTGTTCTGCTGATACACCAAGAAGCCCTGGTTGTAAGTAATCAGAAAATGTCTCCTCTTTTTTCTTTCTAATTAAGTCTACGTATCTTAACCCGATTCTTTCAATAAACTCAGGTTTTGTAATGTCTTCAAAAATAATAATAATATCTTGAAATGTTTTTATAAATGTATCAAATACATCATAATTACTAGTTTCAAGAACAATAAAATTTTGAGAAATTACTACGGACTCTTGCTCATTCTTATTAGAAAATATCCATCTGTTTAAAACAGAGACTTGTACATCTTTGCCAAGAACTATTTCCTGGGTAGGAGCATATTTATATTTGATATAACCCTTGCGTCTTAGCTTTTCCTGAATTGTTGGAATGAAGTCTTCCATTAGAAGAATAGGGTTAAATACGACCTGTGCAAGGACGTATACTAGAGGTGCATTCTCCAATCTAAGTAGTTCATCTGTTTTACTCATCGTCCAATCTTACATAAAATATTACACTTAAATATTATATTATTTATTTGTACGTTAAAAGCATAAAGATATAATATTTTATTTTTTAAATTGTTTCATTTAGAAGGAAATCACTAAGATATTTCTTGTGATATATATAGGTATATTCCTTACGGCGGGTTTACTAATCGCTTAATTATAAGTGAAATTTTTAGTTTGTCCACAAGATATCCACTATATATGCTAGTCAATGATATCCGATCTTTATATGTACTTAAAACTACGGTAATTACGGTACTATCTAACTTCTCATAGAAGTAGTAATAAGCTGCACTGCTTTTCGCCAACATAAATTCTAAAAAGAATTTATAATTGAATTTAATAACTGTCAATTTTTAATTCTTGAGCGCAAATACTGAAGTGTCCATCTTGAAGAAAACTCCTCAAACAAAACCCACTGACCAGTATTTTCTTGCACCCAGATAACGCCATCATCATCCTTTCGACTTCCGATCACGATTCCTTGTTCTCGTGCCAAGTCATACCATTGAGCAAACAGTTCGGCTGGATTGCTTTCGCCTATAGACTGATTAGGCTGCCATGCATCATTAATTGCACTAGATAACCAACCACCGGGATTTTTAATGATTTGATGTTGCATCTGCTCTTTTAATGCTTCAATTGCAGTTAGCACAATCTCTTCAGTGGAACTGCGTATCTTGTAAGCAAGGGTACTAGTAAGTCTAATATTCAGATCGCTTAACTCGTTTCTAACTCTGTCACTAATCTCCCCTTGAAATTTTTGTGTTGAAAGTGGTAGATGGTCAGACTTTTGAGTTACTGAATCCTTAGGCGACTGTTCTTGACATATTTCTAATTCTTTTTTTAACCTTGCGTTTTCTGCCTCTAGTCTTTCCAGTCGATGCTCTATTTGAGAAGCTTGAAGGATTCGACCGTAAACTGCCTCAAGCTGTTCGCGCAATCCTCTATTCTCCGCCTCAATCTTTTTGATTCTTTCTTTGAGGGTTTTGATGATCGCATCTTTGGAAGCATCTGAAGTTCTTTGTTTGGGTGGCACTTTCTCTGCTTTTGAATGGTTCTCCCTAAGATGCTCTATTCGAGCCTTAATTTCTGGCTCTTTATAAAGCCACGCTTTGCTAACCCCCGAAGCTTTGGCAACTGTGTTAAAGTTAATAACTTGCTTTTCCTTCAGTAGTTGCCGAATTCCCTGCTCTACTTTGTCAAATGCCTCTTGGCGCTTCCTTTGAGCATTACCACGCAGTCCCTCAACATTACGCTCAATTGTCATTTGAGTCTACCTCCAATCCTGCAATGATT
The genomic region above belongs to Calothrix sp. NIES-2098 and contains:
- a CDS encoding signal transduction protein; the protein is MIDWLAIWGVTQATAFIFKPILEDLAKDAAKDWAKDLLKGIPKKIVDKLKKEDIEIAAGKALKEFLQLMQQQLKVRCKLSEEEIKDYTKDIKKFISDQSVKEILGQAFDSSCEDLNSKILEDSWKRLQLKTLPPKFNWQSITDQYFIKVQELLEESKELHHILELQKLSSIKRNTGEIAGVVPDFNLIKYQEGILERYDNVKLDSLDTSGYAYNELKLWRIFTAQNVREAHQVLPQVHELPKEHLRRLRESDQVEAEIELAELERHKRVYFEQPIRSVLDVVNKKQDYKYIVILGDPGSGKSTLLQFLALNWAKSPLDNVISLPIPLLIELRTYMRRREDKECKNFLEFFHQCSGAIAHLNQLELDKQLKAGNALVMFDGLDEVFDPGKREDVITDIHRFTNDYPNVQVIVTSRIIGYKPQRLLNAEFRHFILQDLDSEQIQDFINRWHELTFTDAVDKVRKRERLQRGIEASKSIAELAGNPLLLTMMAILNRNQELPRDRATLYDQASRVLLHQWDVERALIEDKRLDPKTIDYKDKQAMLRQVAYHMQTGDKGLAGNLINENNLVKVLTDYLKTIEFDKPREVARVMINQLRTRNFMLCFLGADYYAFVHRTFLEYFCAWEFVWQFKETQTLSIEQLKNEVFGKHWQDESWHEVLLLIAGMIEPKFVGELLDYLMAQDGEEKKFVNLFLGAKCLVEVRNRSVIASTANKLLGKLKDLTKYDLWYYYVSQRNSEQTKLVQEIRTQAVTAIATTWQESSDTKTWLKERATEDDDYYVRGAAVEELAKNFKDDPGTKTWLKERATQDDGNFVRRAVVQELAKNFKDDPDTKSILKERATQDDDYFVRCAAVEELAKNFKDDPDTKSILKERATQDDDNFVRRAAVEELAKNFKDDPDTKSILKERATQDDDNFVRRAAVQELAKNFKDDPDTKSILKERATQDDDNFVRGAAVEELAKNFKDDPDTKSILKERATQDDDNFVRRAAVEELAKHFKYQLELFEIYYQCAVNDPFKGSHASYNPNPRRIALEIIIKQFPQHDQTLPLLRDKAENDPDEKVREFAQKKLKQWKV
- a CDS encoding HIT family protein, which codes for MSETTETIFSKIISRKIPADIVYEDDLALAFNDIQPQAPVHILVIPKKPIPKLADAESQDHALLGHMMLTAKRVAEQAGLENGYRLVINTGPDGGQTVYHLHIHILGGRQMKWPPG
- a CDS encoding Mg chelatase-related protein, with protein sequence MLARVWSASIVGIDAIKVGVEVDVSGGLPGIVVLGLPDSAVQESKERVKATLKNAGFAFPMRKIVINLTPADLRKEGPSFDLPISVGILAASEQINADLLGDYLFLGEVSLDGSLRPVAGVLPIAATAKNMGIAGLVVPFDNAQEAAVVEGLTVYGCKNLPEVVDLLNNPLRHKPVQLHETVQANHGTSIHSRSIDLKDVKGQAHARRALEIAAAGGHNTTLSIAKLLKSTH